In Brooklawnia cerclae, the DNA window GGCCGTGCTCATCCTGGACGACGTGTTCGCCGAGTTGGACGCCACCCGCCGCGATCGTCTCGCCCAGGCCGTGGCACGGGCCGAGCAGGTGCTGGTGACCGCCGCCGTGCCCACCGACGTGCCGGCCGAGCTCTCGGGGGCACGCTTCGTCGTCCATGCCGGGACGATCAGTTCCGAACAGGGGGACGCGGCATGACCGGGCGGGGGCCGGAACCCGCCCCCGGCTTCGAAGAGGGCGTACCACGGGAAAGCGCAGCCCCCCGGGAGCCATCGGACGGGGTCGAGGCCGAACAGTTCCCGCCGATCGTCGAACCGTCCGATCACGATCCCCTCGGACTCGATGTGGCCACTCGTATCGCCCACGACGTCGCGGGCATCCTGCCCGCCCCGCGCGGCGTCCGCCCACGGCGCAGGCGCCGAAGTTGGGACGACACCGAGCAGCGTTCGGGGTCGGGACCCGACAGCCGCGACCCGCAGCCCCTGGGCAGGGCGTTCGGCAGGCTCGTCGAACGCAAGGGCTGGCAGACACAGCTCGGCCTGCGTCAGCTGCTCACCGCGTGGTCGACGCTGGTCGGCCCAACGATCGCCGAACACACCCAGCCCGAGGCGTTCAGGGACGGCGTGCTGCTCGTCCGTGCCGAGTCGACGGCCTGGGCAACGGCCCTGCGGCACATGGCTCCTCAACTGCTCGCCAAGCTCAACCACGAGCTGGGTGACGGGTCGGTGACCCGTGTCGAGGTGCACGGGCCGGCCGCCCCGAGCTGGAAACACGGCCGCCTGTCGGTGCGGGACGGTCGCGGGCCGCGCGACACCTACGGGTGATCGACAAGGCGGCGGATGGGCACCGTGCGTCCCTGACCCCGCCACCGGCCACAATTGCTGCATGGCAGCCACGAACACGGGTGCTCGCCGCACCCGCCCGGTCGCCGGGCTCGCGTGTGCCGTGGCCGCCATGTCCCTGCTGAGTGCGTGCGGTCTCGAGGCCAGCCCGGGGGCGATCGGCGAGGTGGTCCCGTCGGTGGATGCCTCGGCGCCCAACATCATCCGTCCGGGCGCGAGTTCGACCCCGGCGAGCGGCGACGAGGGATGGCAGGCGGTCGAACTGGGCAGCCACGTGGTCGCGTGGGTGCCCACCACGGATGGCTGGGCCCTCACCGGTCAGGGCACGTCACCGGCAGGTGGGCCGTACCTGAGGCTCGAGAACACCGCGGCCTCGGTGCACATGGTGGTGCAGTCGCTCACCGTCGTCCCCGGTGTCGGCGCCGCGGCGTTGTGCGCCTCGGCACTGCAGGAAGCCCTCACACAGGCGGGAAGCCCCGCTTCCGTCGAACCCATACCTGTCGGTGACCCGGCCCTGGAGGCGCAACTCGTGGAGGCGTTCACCTGCCGGGCCGAGCCGGTCGACAGCTCGGACGGTCCGCAGCGCTACCGGCTCGACGTCGTCGTCCGCACAACCGACGGCATCACCTACACCCAGCTCGTCCGGGTGGGGACCTCTCACCTGTCCGAGGAGACGACGCTCACCGCCCTCGACATGGCCGAGCAGATGCTGGCGCGCACGGTCGCCGGGCTCGAGCAGCGGTGACCGGGCCCTCATGATGGTGGCGTCCTGATGTACGGCGCATACGGCTGGTGGCGGTACACCACCGTGCTGATCGGCCAGACCTGGCACACGTGGCGGGTCGCCGTCCCCCAGATCCTCGCCGCGTGGGTCGGTGGATGGCTGCTCTACCAGGTGGCCCTGGTCGTCACCGGCCCGCTGCAGGAGAGCCATCCCTGGCTGTCGGTGATGATCTTCAGTTCGGGCCTGGTCGCGCACCTGGCCGGGATCATCGTTGGCATCCGGGTCGCCGGTGAACCGGCCGGTCTGTGGGAGCGGCTCCCACCGGCTGCCGCACGTATCGGCCGTGACGAACCGCTGCTCCGCGTCGTCAGTGTCTCGTTGCTGCCCTTTGTCGGGGTCTACTCGGTGTTCGGCGGCATCGACTCGGCGACCTACGACCTGTTCATCTACGGGGCGCTCCACAGCTCCGCCTTGCTCGATCCGCAGGCGGCCACGGGAATCCTCGAGCCGGACACCCCACAGGAGCGGCTCGTGATGGGCGGGGTGCTGATCATCGCCTTCCTGGCCAGGCGGGGGTTGGAGACCCTCGCGGATCGCACTGGGCGGGCCGTCTTCGGGATCGTCGGGGCCCTGGTCGAGGGTTTCTTCTCGGTCACGCTGGTGTTCGGCGGGTCCGTCATCATCGGCGATCTCGGTGACTGGCTTCGCGCCCGGGAGTTCTACGGCTGGATCATGACCGCCGGGGCGGCGATCATGGCGTGGCTGGCGTCCTGGCATCTGGCGGTGCCGCGGATCATCGCGTCGGCGTGGGAGTTCTTCAGCGGGTCGGTGTGGCCCCTGGTGATGGACGGCATCATGGCCCCCTTGCTGTGGCTGGCGGTGGCGGGCCTGGTGTTCGGCACGTACACGCTGTCGGTCGCAGACCTGTGGGAGCAGGGACGCGAGCGGGGGTCCGCCGGGCCACAGGTGCGCGTGAGTACCGGGCCGCTGGCGCGTATGAACCGACGGATCACGGCCCTGGAGAGCCGTGGCCTGCACGCCAGCGAGGGCAGCCGGGCGGTGGTCCTGGAGTTCTTCGAGGTGTTCGTGGGCGATCTCGAGGACCGCATCGTCCCCTTCGTCCAGTCGCTCCGGCATGTGCTGCGCGTGGGACTGCCGTTCCTCGGTTCCTACGTCGTGCTCTACGCCGTCGCGCAGGCGATCCAGCCGGCGACGCTGATGCTGGCTCGCGCGGTGATCGGCGGACAGCAGTTCAACGTCTGGTTCCGGATCATGCCGCCGGTCGACCTGGTGGGCGGCATGATCGGTGAACCCGTCCGGCTGTGCCTGCTGGCGGTGGCCATGACCTGGACGCTGCGTGCGAACGCCGAACGGGATGAGGACGAGACCCGCATCGCCGCGAACTCCCCCGGCGCGATCCGTGCCGTCGTTCCCGCGGGCGGGGGACGACGGGTGCGCCGCCTCCTGCCGACCGTCGTCCTGACCGCGGTGAGCCTCCTCGTGTCCGGCGGAATCAGCCAGTTCACCGCGTCCTCGTCCGACGAGGACCTGATTCCGGTCGTCTCCGGAGGGGTCGGCGCGATCGCCAAGGGTCAGGACGTGTGGATCGCCGCCGTCCATGGGGGTCGGAGTCTTGTGCGCAACGGCACGGCGCAGCCGAGCATGGTCTCGTCCGACGTGTTCGTCGCGATCGATCTCCAGACCCAGAGCCGGGATCGCTCGGTGAACTCGATCACCTGCTCGTTGTGGGCGCCCGAGGGCGGCGGAAGTGCGGTGGATGCGGTGCTCAACGACGGCGTCCTGACCCCGCAGGTGGGGTTCCGCACCACCCAGACCCTCGTCTTCGAGCGGTCCGCCGACGGGCTGGCTGGCCTGCATCTGCGCTGCAAGCCCCGAAGCTTCTACCTGGCCTACGAGCCCGTTCTCGACTTCGATCTCGGCCTCGACGAAGCACGGGCGGCCGAATTGGCCGCCGCCGGCGGCATCATCCAGGTGATCGATCAGGAGACGGAGGTGATCGCGTGAGCATGCCGGTGGCCACAGCCGTGCCGCGGGCGCGGCGGACGACGCCGCCCCCGGGAGCAGGGGTGTGGTGGGTACCGGCCTGCCTGGTGGTCGCGCTGGCCGTCGCCTTCTGCCTGTTCACCGCCCGCGACCTGTTCCCGATGCGCTATGTGACCCAGCGTCCCGGGGCGACGTGGACCGACCGTTACGGCATCTCGTACACGGTGCTGGCCCGGGAGCAACTCGACGAGGTTCCGGGAATCGGCACCGCGCCGGTTCCCGCCGACGAGGGGGCGGTGTTCCTGCGCTACACGGTGCAGGTCGACGGCTACGTCTACCTGGAGGGCGAATCCGGGGCCACGGTCTGCTTGTTCTCCCTCGTCGATGCCGATCACCTCACCTGGGAGCGATCGAGCGACGTGTACGACGAGCTTCGTCCCGGCACCTGCCGGACGGACGACTCCGACGACGGCGAATCGGCGCCCAGTCAGCAGGTCTACCCGGTGTTCGAGGTGCCCGAGTCGATGGTCGGCGGCCTGGTCGGGCTCCTGCCGACGAACGCCGAGCGGTTCGGTGCACCACTGCTCAGCGAGCCCGACTGAGCCCGAACGACCACCTCCCGCGGGATGGAATCACCTCTCGGCGGTTCAGGGCCGCTCGGTCAGGTGCTCCACCGGAAGGTGGACGCGTACGCCGTCGTGGCTCGGGTTCCAGGTGCGGGAGACGTCCTCGCCGTTCTTGACGTTGTTCTCCTCGGTCCACTCCAGGATCGCCAGGACCACCGTGACCTCGTCCGGGACGACCGTTCCCGCGGGCATGTCGAAGCGCAGCACGCACGGCATCGGCTGCAGGCCGGGGGCGAGCACCTCTCGCACCGCGGTGGTCACGATGGTGTGCACGCCGAACTGCAGCCGGACGCCTTCGCTGATCGCCAGGCCGCTCGCCGTGGACACTCCGGCGAGCGCTCCCCCGTTGGTGAGGGCGTATTCCACCCCGGACGAGGTCGTGTCCAGCGTCGAGACGCATGTCGCCCGTACCTCTATCGCGGGGGAGCCGTAGTCGTCGAAGGTGACGGCCTCGTCGAGTGTGACGTCCATCGGCCCGAGGGAGAGCACCTCGCCCACCGCCCTGTCCGCGTATGTCTGCCTTTGCTCGAAGCCCCCCACGATGTAGACGGTCGCGATCGCCAGGACGAGCACGACAGCTCCGACGACGAGTGCCTTGACGGCGGTCGGCACGCGGCGCCGGACGCGCTGGGGGGTGGTGGTTGCCGGCGCCCAGCCCTGCGGCGGAGCCCACTGCGCCGGGGGCCGGGGATCGACGGGCGGCGCCCAGCTCTGGGGCGCTTCCCACGCGCGTCGTGGGACCCCGGCAGGGCCGGATTCACCGGCGGCGTGCGCGGTGCCGTCGAACGACCGGTGGGATCCGGCATGACTCATGGCGCAATCCTAGGGACGCACCCGGTCACCCATCCCTCGCCGGCACGCCAGGGCGGCTCACAGGCCGCTCGGCGCCCCCCGCCCGAGTATGGGACCAACGCGAGGGCTTCCGAAGGCGCGGAAGGTACCGTCTGGGGCCGTCCAGGGGCATTCATGGGGACGAACGGCCACGCGATCAGGGGGTAATGCCACTCCTGATGGTAGTATTGGGGACTTGGGACAGGTCCTCTCGTGGGCTTGTCGGGGCCCCCGCCCTGGCGGGTCCGTGGGATGAAGGAGCAAACTCTCGGTGAGTGATCTGGCCACCCAGACCGATCAGGCGCGGGATCCTGACGACGAGCCTATCGGGGACGCCGACTCCGGCGCCACAGACGACCTTGACATCGAGTTCTCGGACGACGCGGAGGACTTGCGCGCCGAGGGCGAATACGACGCTTCGCAGATCCAGGTGCTGGAGGGCCTGGAGGCTGTGCGCAAGCGACCCGGCATGTACATCGGATCGACCGGCGAACGCGGGCTCCATCATCTCGTCTACGAGATCGTGGACAACGCTGTCGACGAGGCGCTGGCCGGCTACTGCGACGAGATCAAGGTCGAGCTTCTCGACGGCGGCGGATGCCGGGTGGTCGACAACGGCCGCGGCATCCCGGTGGCGGAGCACCCGACCGAGCACATCTCGACGCTGCAGCTCGTGCTGACCGTGCTCCACGCCGGCGGCAAGTTCGGCAACGGCGGCTACAAGGTGTCCGGAGGCCTGCACGGCGTCGGCAGCTCGGTGGTGAACGCGTTGTCGTCCCGCATGATCGCCGACATCCGTCGTGACGGATCCCATTGGCGGCAGACCTACACCCTGGGCACCCCCGACGGGCCGGTCGAGCAGCTGGAGGACACCGAGGAGACCGGGACGACCATCACGTTCTTCCCGTCGTCCGAGATCTTCGAGACCACCAACTTCAACTACGAGACCCTGGCCACACGTTTCCGCGAGATGGCGTTCCTCAACAAGGGCCTGCGCATCGAGATCGTCGACCTGCGCAAGGACCACGTCGACGAGGAGGGCACCAGCATCGGTGACTCGTTCCTCTACGAGAACGGGCTCGTCGACTTCGTGAAGTACCTCAACGGCAGCCGCGAGGTGCTGACCAGCATCATCGACGTGGAGGCCCACTCGGTCGACCTCGGCATGGGCGTGGAGCTGGCCGTTCAGTGGAACACCAGCTACGGCACCTCGCTGCACACCTTCGCCAACACGATCAACACCCACGAGGGCGGCACGCACGAGGAGGGCTTCCGAGCGGCGCTCACCACCACGATCAACAAGTGGGGCGAGACGTGGGGCCTCATCCGCAAGCGCGAGGACCGCGTCGGCAACGAGGACATCCGCGAGGGCCTGACCGCGATCCTGTCCATCAAGATCGCCGAGCCGCAGTTCGAGGGTCAGACGAAGACGAAGCTGGGC includes these proteins:
- a CDS encoding DUF721 domain-containing protein produces the protein MTGRGPEPAPGFEEGVPRESAAPREPSDGVEAEQFPPIVEPSDHDPLGLDVATRIAHDVAGILPAPRGVRPRRRRRSWDDTEQRSGSGPDSRDPQPLGRAFGRLVERKGWQTQLGLRQLLTAWSTLVGPTIAEHTQPEAFRDGVLLVRAESTAWATALRHMAPQLLAKLNHELGDGSVTRVEVHGPAAPSWKHGRLSVRDGRGPRDTYG
- the gyrB gene encoding DNA topoisomerase (ATP-hydrolyzing) subunit B, whose protein sequence is MSDLATQTDQARDPDDEPIGDADSGATDDLDIEFSDDAEDLRAEGEYDASQIQVLEGLEAVRKRPGMYIGSTGERGLHHLVYEIVDNAVDEALAGYCDEIKVELLDGGGCRVVDNGRGIPVAEHPTEHISTLQLVLTVLHAGGKFGNGGYKVSGGLHGVGSSVVNALSSRMIADIRRDGSHWRQTYTLGTPDGPVEQLEDTEETGTTITFFPSSEIFETTNFNYETLATRFREMAFLNKGLRIEIVDLRKDHVDEEGTSIGDSFLYENGLVDFVKYLNGSREVLTSIIDVEAHSVDLGMGVELAVQWNTSYGTSLHTFANTINTHEGGTHEEGFRAALTTTINKWGETWGLIRKREDRVGNEDIREGLTAILSIKIAEPQFEGQTKTKLGNTEARGFVQKVVNDRLGDWMERNPAEGKDIVRKAISAASARIAARKAREAARNRKGLLGGGGLPGKLADCSSTNPEECEVFIVEGDSAGGSAKGGRNPRVQAILPLRGKILNVEKARIDRIWANKEVEAIINALGTGVHDDFDINKLRYHKIVLMADADVDGSHIRTLLLTLLFRFMKPLIDEGHVYLAQPPLFRIRWTNAPHELAYTDAERDALRDQGVASGKKLPQVNPIQRYKGLGEMNAEDLWETTMDPDGRILLQVTLDDAARADQMFSILMGEDVEERRHFIQRNAKDVRFLDI